One region of bacterium genomic DNA includes:
- a CDS encoding sugar phosphate isomerase/epimerase yields MTKEKMFVSMTTDYAQSRGNPKPYLEAISKAGFTHIHWCHHWNTDFVYQNCEIQQIKQWLSVFDLKLLDLHGSKGSEKNWVSDSEYERLAGVELVKNRIGMTAQLGGEVVIMHPGDLSRLTQLRKSLDGLYSFAKKHNVRIALENGDFELIQKIFTEYPSDFVGLCYDSGHGNMKPGSLTKLDSIKDRLISIHLHDNDGATDQHKIPFSGTINWQKLINIISESSYNKYISLEVITTNSAIKDESKFLDYAYKVSIDLTKMLRV; encoded by the coding sequence ATGACAAAAGAGAAAATGTTTGTTTCAATGACTACCGATTACGCACAGAGCAGAGGTAATCCCAAACCTTATTTAGAAGCCATATCTAAAGCGGGTTTTACTCATATACATTGGTGTCATCACTGGAATACAGATTTTGTATACCAGAACTGTGAAATTCAACAGATTAAACAATGGTTATCAGTTTTTGACCTAAAACTTTTAGATTTACACGGCTCAAAAGGATCTGAAAAAAATTGGGTATCTGATTCAGAGTATGAAAGATTGGCAGGAGTAGAACTCGTAAAAAACAGAATAGGTATGACAGCACAACTTGGAGGAGAGGTTGTTATTATGCACCCTGGAGACTTGAGTCGATTGACGCAACTTAGAAAATCGCTTGATGGACTATATTCCTTCGCAAAAAAACATAATGTAAGAATAGCCCTTGAAAATGGAGATTTTGAACTGATACAAAAAATTTTTACCGAGTATCCTAGTGATTTCGTTGGTCTATGCTACGACTCAGGGCACGGCAATATGAAACCAGGTAGTTTAACAAAACTTGACTCCATAAAGGATAGACTTATATCAATACATCTGCACGACAATGACGGGGCAACCGACCAACATAAGATACCTTTTTCAGGCACTATAAACTGGCAAAAACTTATAAATATTATTTCTGAATCCTCATATAACAAATATATAAGTTTGGAAGTTATAACTACCAACTCCGCAATAAAAGATGAATCTAAATTTCTTGACTATGCCTATAAAGTTTCTATTGATTTAACAAAAATGTTGCGGGTATAA
- a CDS encoding ankyrin repeat domain-containing protein produces MKRILLLICVCFAVTVFSETDSLNINSKLVKSVKDGNLQEVETLLVAGGDVNTKQDGKTILDLASSYGHLEIVKLLLSKGARVDIKDDKGLTPLYSASYSGHLDVVKLLLSKGAQVDVKSNIGTTPLYIASLAGHLEVVKLLLNKGAQVDMKVDTIGTTPLYAASERGHLEVVKFLLSKGARIEIKGLYGETPLLGALLAGHFEVVKLLLSKGAQIDVNEDVAGASPLYWASSYGHLEIVKFLLNKGAVVDVKNDFHGTTPLYVASQVGHLEVVKLLLDKGAQVDLKDDKGFTPLYSASIGGNLEVVKLLLNKGAQIDAKTNEGFTPLHSASLAGHLEVVKLLLSKGIQVDVKDDVVGATPLFAASGAGHLEVVKLLIEKGAQIDIQTVEGGLIPLHIAVGMGHLEVVKFFIEKGVDIDMKILDTGETPLYIASEEGHLEIVKLLLDKEADINTKDNLGKTANDIAKEKKHTNIINVLTNFSQNKKLKN; encoded by the coding sequence ATGAAGAGAATTCTATTATTGATATGTGTTTGCTTTGCTGTTACAGTTTTTTCAGAAACAGATAGTTTAAATATAAACTCTAAATTGGTAAAATCTGTGAAGGATGGTAATCTTCAAGAGGTTGAAACTTTATTGGTTGCTGGTGGAGATGTAAACACAAAACAAGATGGAAAAACTATTTTGGATTTGGCTTCATCTTATGGTCATCTCGAAATAGTTAAACTCTTATTAAGTAAAGGAGCGCGGGTTGATATTAAAGATGATAAGGGATTAACGCCGTTGTATAGTGCTTCATATAGTGGACACCTTGACGTAGTTAAACTTTTGTTAAGCAAAGGAGCACAAGTTGATGTTAAAAGTAACATAGGCACTACACCGTTGTATATAGCCTCGCTTGCTGGGCATCTTGAGGTGGTCAAACTTTTGTTAAATAAAGGTGCACAGGTTGATATGAAAGTGGATACTATTGGCACAACTCCTCTGTATGCAGCCTCTGAGAGGGGACACCTTGAAGTAGTTAAATTTTTATTAAGTAAAGGTGCACGGATTGAAATTAAGGGTCTTTATGGTGAAACTCCGTTGTTAGGAGCTTTGCTTGCTGGACATTTTGAAGTAGTCAAACTCTTGTTAAGTAAAGGCGCACAGATTGATGTGAATGAAGATGTTGCAGGTGCAAGTCCATTGTATTGGGCTTCATCTTATGGCCATCTTGAAATAGTTAAATTCTTGTTAAATAAGGGCGCTGTGGTTGATGTGAAAAATGATTTTCATGGTACAACTCCGTTGTATGTTGCTTCTCAAGTAGGGCATTTGGAGGTTGTGAAACTTCTTCTTGATAAAGGTGCACAGGTTGACTTGAAAGATGATAAGGGCTTTACACCGTTGTATAGTGCTTCAATTGGTGGCAATCTCGAAGTAGTCAAACTTTTGTTAAACAAAGGAGCACAGATTGATGCAAAAACTAATGAGGGTTTTACACCGTTGCATAGTGCTTCGCTTGCTGGACATCTTGAAGTAGTTAAACTTTTGTTAAGCAAAGGAATACAGGTTGATGTGAAAGATGATGTTGTTGGTGCGACTCCATTGTTTGCAGCTTCAGGAGCAGGGCATTTAGAGGTAGTGAAACTTCTTATTGAGAAAGGCGCACAGATTGACATACAAACAGTTGAAGGTGGCCTAATTCCATTACATATAGCTGTTGGAATGGGTCATTTGGAAGTAGTGAAGTTTTTTATTGAGAAGGGTGTAGATATTGATATGAAAATATTGGATACTGGTGAAACTCCATTGTATATAGCCTCGGAGGAAGGGCATCTTGAAATTGTCAAATTGTTATTGGATAAAGAAGCAGATATTAATACAAAAGATAATTTAGGAAAAACAGCCAACGATATCGCTAAAGAGAAAAAACATACTAACATTATAAATGTACTTACTAATTTTTCACAGAATAAAAAACTTAAAAATTAA
- a CDS encoding YbaN family protein codes for MKQVKQKLLIAVGTLSVVIGFIGIFVPILPTTPFLLLSAFCYSRSSKNFYNWLIGNRFCGQYVRNYIQGKGVPLKQKLYTSILLWVTILYTVFFIIKLLWLKFLLIFIAVAVTVHLIMIKTYKHTK; via the coding sequence ATGAAGCAAGTCAAACAAAAACTGTTAATAGCCGTAGGCACCCTCTCTGTAGTCATAGGTTTTATAGGTATTTTTGTTCCAATTCTTCCAACTACCCCTTTTCTTCTACTCTCAGCTTTCTGTTACTCTCGAAGTTCAAAAAACTTTTACAATTGGTTGATAGGAAATAGATTTTGTGGGCAATATGTAAGAAACTATATACAAGGTAAAGGAGTACCATTAAAACAGAAATTATACACATCTATTCTGCTGTGGGTAACCATATTGTATACTGTTTTTTTTATTATAAAACTTTTATGGTTGAAATTTCTTCTGATATTTATTGCAGTTGCGGTTACAGTTCATCTTATTATGATAAAAACTTATAAACATACAAAATAA
- a CDS encoding EamA family transporter, whose translation MLILISAFTHAGWNFLTKNSKPSGAFFFFAIGFAMVCISPVILLFYKKLAYIPLSVWGMLLSTGFFMAFYYFALAGAYRKGDISLAYPIARAFPILLITFISFLFGKGDNIWFWSLVGMFMVVVGMFILPIKKLNEFSFKHYFRLCCIFAFLAALGTVGYTIIDDRALSIIRTLPNTPFNPFEAAFLYLSLEGISCFLWLGLGIAIIKKERRKFFELITISKKDIKTAFIVGVSIFLSYGLVLSSMAFVKDVSYVAAFRQLSIPIGAFLGIFFLKEPKYPTRIIGVLIILIGLILVGLG comes from the coding sequence ATGCTTATTTTAATATCTGCTTTTACTCATGCAGGTTGGAATTTTCTTACCAAGAACAGTAAACCGTCTGGCGCTTTTTTCTTTTTTGCTATCGGTTTTGCTATGGTTTGCATTTCTCCCGTCATACTTCTTTTTTATAAAAAACTTGCCTATATCCCTCTTTCTGTATGGGGGATGCTTTTATCTACAGGTTTTTTTATGGCGTTCTACTACTTTGCACTAGCAGGAGCTTATAGAAAAGGAGATATCTCTCTTGCTTACCCTATAGCCAGGGCGTTCCCAATACTTTTGATAACTTTTATTAGTTTTCTTTTTGGCAAAGGAGACAATATCTGGTTCTGGTCTTTGGTGGGGATGTTTATGGTTGTGGTTGGGATGTTTATTTTACCGATAAAAAAACTCAACGAGTTTTCATTTAAGCACTATTTTAGGTTATGTTGTATTTTTGCGTTTCTTGCTGCGCTTGGTACTGTGGGGTACACAATTATCGATGACCGCGCTTTATCTATTATAAGAACCCTACCAAATACGCCATTTAACCCGTTTGAAGCAGCATTTCTTTACCTATCTCTTGAAGGTATAAGTTGTTTTCTTTGGTTAGGATTGGGGATTGCTATCATTAAGAAGGAACGGAGAAAATTTTTTGAACTGATAACTATCTCTAAAAAAGACATAAAAACAGCTTTTATTGTAGGTGTATCTATTTTTCTTAGTTATGGGCTTGTGCTTTCTTCAATGGCTTTTGTAAAAGATGTTAGTTATGTAGCCGCTTTTCGTCAATTAAGTATTCCTATAGGGGCTTTTTTAGGAATCTTTTTCTTGAAGGAACCTAAATATCCAACCAGAATAATAGGTGTACTGATTATTCTAATAGGTCTTATTCTTGTTGGGTTAGGGTAA
- a CDS encoding catalase yields the protein MEKKDMKKMTTAAGAPVSNNQDSMTAGPRGPMLLQDVWFLEKMAHFDREVIPERRMHAKGSGAYGTFTVTHDITKYTKAKIFSQIGKKTDMFVRFSTVAGERGAADAERDIRGFAMKFYTEEGNWDLVGNNTPVFFFRDPLKFMDLNHAVKRDPHTNLRSAKNNWDFWTLLPETLHQITITMSDRGIPYSYRYMHGFGSHTYSMINQNNCRVWVKFHLVCQQGIKNLTDAEAEAVIAKDRESNQRDLFETISSGKFPKWKMYIQVMTEEEAQNMPYNPFDLTKVWYKKEFPLIEVGYFELNRNPENYFAEVEQAAFNPANIVPGIGFSPDKMLQGRLFSYGDAQRYRLGVNHHLIPVNAPKFPANSYHRDGMMRVDGNVGSKLHYEPNSYGEWKEQPEFKEPPLKIYGEADRWNFREDDNDYYTQPGKLFRLMSPEQQQALFENTARHMGDIPTEIKERHIANCMKADPDYGKGIAKVLGLSEK from the coding sequence ATGGAAAAAAAGGATATGAAGAAAATGACTACTGCGGCTGGTGCTCCTGTTTCAAACAACCAGGATTCTATGACAGCAGGTCCACGCGGACCGATGCTTCTACAAGATGTCTGGTTTCTTGAAAAGATGGCACATTTCGATAGAGAAGTAATTCCTGAAAGACGTATGCACGCAAAAGGTTCTGGGGCTTACGGCACTTTCACAGTTACCCACGATATAACAAAATATACAAAGGCGAAAATATTCTCTCAAATCGGAAAGAAGACAGATATGTTTGTACGTTTTTCTACCGTAGCAGGAGAACGTGGAGCGGCAGATGCAGAAAGAGATATAAGAGGGTTTGCAATGAAGTTTTATACTGAAGAAGGCAACTGGGACCTTGTAGGTAACAATACGCCTGTATTCTTCTTTAGAGACCCTTTAAAATTTATGGACCTAAACCACGCTGTAAAGAGAGATCCACACACTAATTTGAGAAGCGCTAAAAACAATTGGGATTTCTGGACACTCCTCCCTGAGACTCTCCACCAGATAACCATAACAATGAGCGATAGAGGTATCCCCTACTCTTACAGATATATGCACGGGTTTGGAAGCCATACATATAGTATGATAAACCAGAACAATTGTAGGGTGTGGGTAAAGTTTCACCTTGTCTGTCAGCAAGGTATTAAAAACTTGACTGATGCTGAAGCTGAAGCAGTAATAGCAAAAGATAGAGAAAGTAACCAGAGAGACCTTTTTGAAACTATCAGTAGCGGAAAGTTTCCTAAATGGAAAATGTATATACAGGTGATGACAGAAGAAGAGGCACAAAATATGCCTTACAATCCGTTTGACCTTACAAAAGTATGGTACAAAAAAGAGTTTCCTCTTATAGAGGTTGGTTATTTTGAACTTAACAGAAATCCAGAGAACTATTTTGCAGAGGTTGAACAGGCAGCTTTTAACCCAGCAAATATTGTGCCCGGTATAGGTTTTTCACCTGACAAAATGCTTCAAGGACGACTCTTCTCTTATGGTGACGCACAGAGATACAGGTTAGGTGTTAACCACCATTTGATTCCTGTAAATGCGCCTAAATTCCCTGCCAACAGTTACCATAGAGACGGAATGATGAGAGTTGACGGCAACGTTGGAAGTAAACTACACTATGAACCCAACAGTTATGGTGAGTGGAAGGAACAACCAGAGTTTAAAGAACCTCCTCTCAAGATTTATGGTGAAGCCGACAGATGGAATTTCAGAGAAGACGACAATGATTATTACACCCAGCCGGGAAAACTTTTTAGATTAATGTCTCCAGAACAACAGCAAGCTTTATTTGAAAATACCGCTCGTCATATGGGAGATATACCAACAGAAATAAAAGAGAGACATATAGCCAATTGTATGAAGGCTGACCCTGATTATGGTAAAGGGATAGCAAAAGTTCTGGGGCTTTCAGAAAAATAA
- a CDS encoding DUF748 domain-containing protein, which produces MAYKKLNIRNSKIVKTLIRRRRLFCILIVLLTVLNLFCFFILPPLLKNLVEKKISQKINRNVTIDKIRINPYAFSIDIKDLFISEPDKKEIFCYAKQVFVDINISSIFRFTPVVNEMKIVNPYFNIVREEESLYNFSDLITKDSPSEKPLKFFIGNIVLSNGRIVFSDKPKEKKHFVRKLNLSLPFISNFPAFINTYTSPAFSAEINDSLFALKGKTKLFSDTLETYFDIDISKFSIPEYLSYVPVPLKFKLLSAYLEGTLCLSYKNPTKGKQSLSVNGNLLFSDISISGIKDNPVLDVSSVGIGISSIEFFSRQAEVNQINIVSPSFVLVKEKVEELVSNQDAPVKEEKNQKTDNPSFVFNIENIMLSDGKFSFTDKVLDTPFHTIIDSVNCDIANLSNMKDQLARFQLSAKSEAEETLSTSGDIGLTPFVSEGKVELDKIIINRYVPYYGRHILFDVAEGVGGISGEYKYFPGENNIGLIFSDISLSLNGVKATQKDGTPFLETPLFRLLKTDVNIKEKKVSVGSCRAESISLRGTKMKDGTIDFLPLFPKTSNETKPTEKSGSVRWAFSVGNIQLNKSSFYLTDNSPVNPAYIAVENLSAKIVDFLPATDKKSSFELFFTLNEKGKISADGYFTPAPLSATFALDTSDIQVMPIQPYIAEKLNIIVTGGSFSSAGNVSFIKPKDKNSSFVYKGNASVQNFVSVDERYGDTFIKWSKLSLEKMNIGTSPVNIAVEEINLRDFDANVIIYSDNMINVLNAVKKGEPAVKKKERRTSQEKDSRSGNTYIGKIGVKNGCINFIDKSIEPNYFTTIDNLEGNLTGISSIKKEPASLEVVAKIGGDSNLLFTGGLRPLKKDFFLDMKVTLDGMDLTSATPYSGKYLGYATRKGRLVLDLDYLIEKNKLQSQNRFIFDQLILGERIESQSATKLPVKFAIALLKDLSGKISLDLPVSGYIDDPKFRIGPVIMKMFVNLITKAVVSPFTLLGAIFGGGEEISYLEYDYGSTIIKPEGEKKLNILVKMLKERPGLNLDIEGFVDKVEDTDVLRQNLFLKTVKMEKLKESVKKGEESIPVEDIVLTQEEYQHYLWLAYKNQTFSRPKTVLGQVKEVPVSEMEQLMLEHIKITNDDLRRLATARGEAAKNYLVKNGVASDRVFLLEPKVTTIEKKGQELRASRADFRLK; this is translated from the coding sequence ATGGCTTACAAAAAACTGAATATTAGAAATTCCAAAATCGTAAAAACTCTCATACGTCGACGGAGATTATTCTGCATCTTAATTGTCCTGCTTACCGTACTTAACCTTTTTTGTTTTTTTATATTGCCACCTCTGCTTAAGAATCTTGTTGAAAAAAAAATTTCACAAAAGATTAACAGAAATGTAACTATTGATAAAATAAGAATAAATCCTTATGCTTTCTCTATTGATATAAAAGATTTGTTTATTTCTGAACCAGATAAAAAAGAAATTTTCTGTTATGCTAAACAGGTTTTTGTGGATATCAACATTTCGTCTATTTTTCGATTTACTCCGGTAGTCAACGAGATGAAGATTGTTAATCCATATTTTAATATAGTTCGTGAAGAGGAATCTCTCTATAATTTTTCTGACCTTATAACCAAAGATAGCCCTTCGGAAAAACCGTTAAAGTTTTTTATAGGTAATATTGTGCTCAGTAACGGTAGAATTGTTTTCTCAGATAAACCAAAGGAGAAGAAACATTTTGTTAGAAAACTAAACCTATCCCTTCCTTTTATCTCTAACTTCCCTGCTTTTATAAACACTTATACGTCCCCAGCTTTTTCAGCAGAAATTAATGATTCACTTTTTGCTTTGAAAGGAAAAACTAAACTTTTTTCTGATACCCTCGAGACCTATTTTGATATAGATATTTCTAAGTTTTCTATCCCAGAGTATCTTTCTTATGTACCTGTTCCTTTGAAATTCAAACTTTTATCAGCATACTTAGAAGGCACCCTCTGTTTATCTTATAAAAACCCTACAAAAGGGAAACAATCTTTATCTGTTAACGGTAACCTCTTATTTAGCGATATTTCAATTTCTGGTATAAAAGATAATCCTGTGCTGGATGTTTCAAGTGTTGGTATAGGCATATCTTCTATCGAGTTTTTTTCACGTCAAGCAGAGGTTAACCAAATTAACATAGTTTCACCTTCATTTGTACTGGTAAAAGAGAAAGTTGAAGAGTTGGTTTCTAATCAAGATGCACCTGTCAAGGAAGAGAAAAACCAGAAAACAGATAACCCTTCGTTTGTTTTTAATATAGAAAACATTATGCTTTCTGATGGCAAGTTTTCGTTTACAGATAAAGTTCTTGATACCCCTTTTCATACTATAATAGATTCGGTTAACTGCGACATTGCAAACCTTTCAAATATGAAAGACCAGTTGGCTCGTTTCCAACTTTCAGCTAAAAGCGAGGCAGAAGAGACTCTCTCTACAAGTGGAGATATAGGGTTAACACCTTTTGTTTCAGAAGGAAAAGTTGAACTTGATAAAATTATAATAAACAGGTATGTTCCATACTACGGTAGGCACATCTTGTTTGATGTTGCTGAAGGGGTAGGGGGTATATCTGGAGAATATAAATATTTTCCAGGAGAAAACAATATAGGGCTAATATTTTCGGATATATCTCTTTCTCTAAATGGAGTGAAAGCAACGCAAAAAGATGGTACCCCTTTTCTGGAAACACCTTTGTTCAGGTTGCTTAAAACAGATGTAAACATAAAAGAAAAGAAGGTTTCTGTAGGGAGTTGTCGTGCTGAAAGTATCTCTTTGAGAGGTACAAAGATGAAAGACGGGACAATAGATTTTCTACCTCTTTTCCCTAAAACCTCTAATGAAACGAAACCTACTGAGAAAAGTGGTTCAGTGAGATGGGCTTTCTCTGTTGGAAATATACAACTTAACAAAAGTTCTTTCTATTTAACTGATAATTCGCCGGTCAACCCTGCATATATTGCTGTTGAAAACTTATCTGCAAAAATTGTGGATTTTCTTCCTGCAACAGATAAGAAAAGTTCGTTTGAACTCTTTTTTACTTTGAACGAGAAAGGAAAGATTTCCGCTGATGGCTACTTCACTCCTGCGCCTTTATCAGCAACATTTGCTCTTGACACATCCGACATACAGGTTATGCCTATCCAACCCTATATTGCGGAAAAGTTAAACATAATAGTTACAGGTGGGAGTTTTTCGTCTGCGGGGAATGTTTCTTTTATAAAACCTAAAGATAAAAACAGTTCTTTTGTTTACAAAGGGAACGCTTCCGTACAAAATTTTGTATCGGTAGATGAGCGATATGGAGATACTTTTATAAAATGGTCAAAACTGTCTTTGGAAAAGATGAACATAGGTACAAGCCCAGTTAATATAGCAGTTGAAGAGATTAATCTTAGAGATTTTGATGCTAATGTAATTATATACTCAGACAATATGATAAATGTTTTAAATGCAGTAAAAAAAGGAGAACCGGCCGTAAAAAAAAAAGAAAGGAGAACCAGTCAAGAAAAAGATAGCCGTTCAGGTAATACCTATATAGGTAAGATTGGTGTTAAGAATGGATGTATAAACTTTATTGATAAAAGTATAGAGCCAAACTATTTTACAACAATAGATAATCTTGAAGGAAACTTAACCGGTATCTCTTCAATAAAGAAAGAACCTGCCTCCTTAGAGGTAGTTGCTAAAATTGGTGGAGATAGTAATCTTCTTTTTACTGGAGGGCTTAGGCCTTTAAAAAAAGATTTTTTTCTTGATATGAAAGTTACTCTCGATGGAATGGATTTAACCTCAGCAACCCCGTATTCAGGTAAGTATCTTGGATATGCAACTAGAAAAGGGAGGCTTGTCTTAGACCTTGACTACCTTATAGAAAAAAACAAACTTCAATCTCAAAACAGATTTATTTTTGACCAACTTATTCTTGGTGAACGTATTGAAAGCCAAAGCGCAACAAAACTACCTGTAAAATTTGCTATAGCTCTTTTGAAAGACCTTTCAGGCAAGATAAGTCTTGACCTGCCTGTTTCTGGTTATATTGATGACCCTAAATTTAGAATAGGTCCTGTTATAATGAAAATGTTTGTTAACCTTATCACAAAAGCTGTTGTTTCTCCTTTTACTCTTTTGGGCGCAATTTTTGGTGGTGGAGAAGAGATTAGTTATCTTGAATACGATTATGGGTCAACAATTATAAAACCAGAAGGAGAGAAGAAACTTAATATTCTGGTAAAGATGTTAAAAGAACGTCCTGGATTAAATTTAGATATAGAAGGGTTTGTTGATAAAGTAGAAGATACTGATGTTTTAAGGCAAAATTTATTTTTGAAGACAGTTAAAATGGAAAAACTTAAAGAGAGCGTCAAGAAAGGTGAGGAATCCATCCCTGTTGAAGATATTGTTTTAACTCAAGAAGAGTACCAGCATTATTTATGGCTTGCATATAAAAATCAAACATTTTCCAGACCCAAAACTGTTTTAGGGCAAGTAAAAGAGGTACCTGTCTCTGAAATGGAACAATTGATGTTGGAACATATTAAAATTACTAATGATGATTTAAGACGTCTTGCTACAGCCAGAGGTGAAGCAGCAAAAAATTATTTAGTTAAAAACGGTGTGGCGTCTGATAGAGTTTTTCTGTTAGAACCAAAGGTAACTACTATTGAAAAAAAGGGGCAAGAATTGAGAGCAAGTCGTGCAGATTTTCGCTTAAAATAA
- a CDS encoding Ldh family oxidoreductase has translation MDNNFWMPFDKAEKFMAEVFQALGVPDEEAKICANVLITADKRGIDSHGVGRLKPIYYDRIRDGILNPLTKIEIVKEGPTTTVLDANGGMGFVVAKKAMEKCIKKAEEYGMGMAAVRNSSHYGAACYYVLMATDNGMIGITGTNARPSVAPTFGVENMLGTNPLTFGIPTDEPFPFVIDAATSISQRGKIETYSREGKEIPKGWVIDEDGNARTDTDTILVDLVKGKAALTPLGGIGEDTSGYKGYGYSTVVEILSSALQNGKFMKELSGYDKDGNKIPYNLGHFFIAINVESFINLDIFKKISGNILRELRNSKKAPGEDRIYTAGEKEYQAWNERKDKGVPLGEIIRKQFVQMRDELKLDTKFEFE, from the coding sequence ATGGATAATAATTTCTGGATGCCTTTTGATAAGGCAGAAAAGTTTATGGCAGAAGTTTTTCAAGCACTCGGTGTGCCTGATGAAGAAGCAAAAATATGTGCTAATGTTCTTATTACAGCAGATAAACGTGGTATTGATTCTCACGGTGTCGGAAGACTTAAACCTATCTATTATGACAGAATAAGGGACGGTATTTTAAACCCTTTAACAAAAATTGAAATTGTTAAAGAAGGTCCAACAACAACAGTTTTAGATGCAAATGGCGGGATGGGCTTTGTTGTTGCAAAAAAAGCAATGGAAAAATGTATAAAAAAAGCAGAAGAGTATGGAATGGGTATGGCAGCTGTAAGAAATTCAAGTCACTACGGTGCTGCCTGTTATTATGTGCTAATGGCAACCGATAACGGTATGATAGGTATTACAGGGACAAACGCCAGACCATCTGTTGCGCCGACTTTTGGTGTGGAGAATATGCTTGGAACAAACCCTTTGACTTTTGGTATTCCAACGGACGAACCCTTTCCTTTTGTTATAGATGCTGCAACATCTATAAGCCAGCGAGGAAAAATAGAAACATACTCAAGGGAAGGCAAAGAAATTCCTAAGGGTTGGGTTATTGATGAAGACGGTAACGCAAGAACAGATACAGATACCATTTTGGTTGACCTTGTTAAAGGGAAAGCTGCTCTAACCCCATTAGGAGGTATTGGAGAAGATACAAGTGGGTACAAAGGGTACGGTTATTCAACTGTTGTTGAAATATTATCTTCTGCCTTACAGAATGGAAAATTTATGAAAGAACTTTCCGGGTACGATAAAGATGGTAACAAAATTCCTTATAACCTTGGTCATTTTTTTATAGCTATAAACGTTGAATCTTTTATTAACCTAGATATATTTAAGAAAATTTCAGGAAATATATTAAGAGAGCTAAGAAATTCTAAAAAAGCTCCCGGAGAAGATAGAATTTATACAGCTGGCGAAAAAGAATATCAAGCTTGGAACGAGAGAAAAGATAAAGGTGTTCCTCTTGGAGAAATAATCCGCAAACAATTTGTTCAGATGAGAGATGAGTTGAAACTTGATACGAAATTTGAATTTGAATAA